In the Halococcus sediminicola genome, GTTGATTGCGTTACTGACTCGCGTCTTGGTTGAGCGTGAAGTCGAGTGTGATATCGACACCATCAGCCATGATGTCTTCGTCAGTGCCAGTGAACGACCCATCGTTGTCGTTAGCTATCTGAACACCAAGCATGAGTTCGGTGGTGTCAGAGCCACCGGCACTGGGTGCAGTGAGATTGTCGGTGCTCCCGGCCTGACTCTGCACGTCTGCGAGGTCAACGATGCCGTTGCCGTTCTGATCGGACACGTTGCCGAGCAGATCTGTCCCGTCGTAGGTGAAGTCAGTGACTTCGATCATTGCGGCAGTCTCCTGGGCATTCAACTCGGTACTCAAATCTGCATCAGCGGGTTCGTCCTGTATGTCATTTTCGTTGAAGTTGAGATCGACCTCGACGTGGTCTGCTTCGGTTGAGCCGACGTTTTGCAGGGCGAACGTAGCGCTGTCAGTGTCACCGGGTTGGGCGTTGGTGAGCGAGATAGTGTCACTAGCGCTCTCGTCAATGCTCAAATCAAGCGTCCCCGCTTCGACTGTGTTTCCGGGAGCGGATTCCGAATCAGTCCAAAACGAGTACGTTCCCATCGCGAGAAGGATGGCACCAATGACGACGAGCGCAACGAGCGCGAATTTTCTCTTCCCGCCAAAGAGGGTTTCTTTAATCCTCATAGACCATACTATATCGCATTTACATTTAAATTTTCCTGATAGAGAGTACCATAGCTTTTCATGAGATAGGTTGGAGGACATACTAGTACGAACAAGTCGATAAGAGGGTGTCAATCTGCATCGTGAACTCTTCACAAGAGCGAATCAGCTATATGAATTCATCAATAGTCCTTGCTGAGGATATTCTCTAACTCAGTCACGCAGATACCAATAGAGACCGGCTACTCAGCACTCCTGCTGGAGGGTAGCTGTAAGTTCCCCGAGTTGATCCGCTACCTCAATTACGCCCTCAATATTCTCTACGCTAGCATGATTCATGAAGAGACCAAAAGCCAGTTTGCGTCCGTCCACAGCGTCGATATAGCCAGCAAGCGTTTGGGCTGTGAGATAGATACGGTTGTTGAGGAGGTCCGGTCCTGCGACGGTCCCGGTCTTCGCAAATACATGGCCTGCGGCTGGGCTATCTGGGGCAACTTCAGCTAACGAGCCGTCTACCCCCAGAATTGGCAACGTCTGAGCGAACGCTTCCGCGGAAGGTGTGCCATGCCAATATGAGAGCAAAGAAACCAACGCTTGGGGCGTGACGTGGTCTTCGCGCGCTCCCCCTCGGCCATCCGACAGTGACACCTCATTGGTGTCGATACCGACATTCGTGAGGAAGTCATAGATGACTGGGAAACCATCGCGGCAATCATTGCTTCCTGCTTCGACAGCCAAGAGACAGACCATGAGATTAGCACCGAGATTGTGGCTCGTCTTGAGAATTAATTCCGCATATTCGGAAAACGGGAGCGAAACGTGTTCAGCGACCTTCATAGAAGACTGGTATCCGGAACCCGAAAGGTCAGTGGTCGGGTTTGGTCCAGTAGGCGGTGCTGCTACTTCGACACCGGCTTCTTCAAGGGCCTCAATCAGCGCAGTACGGGCGAACGCAGCCGGATCGTCGACCTGATAAACTTGCAAGAGAGGGTCTTCTCCAGCAGCGATTTGACCGCTCACGTAGATCTCACCCTCTTGCGGGCTGGAAACTTCAACAGTGGTTTCCTGATCATTCCCGACAGTTGCAACGTCAGCCCAGATATGATATGCTGCTGTCTCAGGCCGGTGAGAGACCTCCGCTCGCTGTCCCGGCTCCGTCGGCGTCATGAGTACGTCAACGAGATTGTCATTGATGAGGATCGGTGAGAGGGGTGTTTCCGGATCCAGAATATCGTTGTCCTCGAACAATCGTGCATCGATAAGAACATCTCCCTCAACTCGTGTAATGCCCGTTTTTCGCACTTGTGCTGCGAGGTCGTCTACTCCTGCCAACGGATTAGTCTCGGTGAGAGTGGCTCCGGGGATCGCGTTGGCGTACGTATGATCAATCGATGTATATGCGATTTTCCCATTTGAGAGTGTCCGCCCACCCATCGTAAGGTCTCCTGATGCAACGAGGACGAGATCGCCGTTGAGCCGGCCATCGGTCACCGCTCCTGTTCGGTAGACCGGCGTCGTGAAACGATGGTCGGCGCCGAACGTGTCCCATGCGGCCGAAATGGGGACGAGTTTGGCGGTAGAGCCTGGGGCAAAAAATTGGTCCTGGTTGAGTGAGTGGACCACGTCACCGCTTTCAGGATCTATCACCAGTAATCCCCACGTTGCGTGATCGTACATCCCAGAACCCTTAAGAGAATTGAGTTTATGCTCGATTGACGAGCAGCCCGCCGATGAATTAGATGAAGAGTCATTCCAGTTTGTGGAGTTCCCCTCTGCTTTGGTCGTCCCGCTGTGGCCCATACTGACCCCTAATAATCCAAGCGCTGAACCCTTCAGCATCGTTCGGCGATCGTAGTTCACGAGATTCATATGTTTCAGAAGTAGATAAACTTATTTCTAACTACATTACTGTCAACCGTCCCGTAACGACCGTGCAGCGGTTGGTAGTGAGCGTTCGAACAAGCGAACGATGAAAGCAAGCCCTTTAGGTGCCGTTAGCGAAATCCGGGAGTATGTCTGACGGGACGCTTCGATTGCTATTGCCGCGATTCCTTCGTCGGTTTCCCGCGGATCTCGCGGCAATCGTCCTGCTCGTACTCGCGACGGGAGTCGCCACGCTTGCACCCATCGTCAGCGAGACGCCACTACGCGTCGTCCTCGGTCTCGTCTTCGCGCTGTTCGCGCCCGGCTACGCGTTCATCGCGGCGCTGTTTCCCGAACGCGGTCCAAGTGTCGAGGAAGTCTCAACGACCGACGGCGAGGAGGGCGAGCGCCCGATGCCGAACCCCGATGAGGCCGAACAGGAGACGGCAGCCGATACCCGCGCCGGACTGACCGAACGTGTCGACCCCCGCCACGAGGGCAGCATCGACGGCATCGAGCGGGTGGCACTATCCTTTGGACTCAGCATCGCCATCACGCCGCTGATCGGACTGGTTCTGAACTTTACGCCCTTTGGGATCCGGCTCGTGCCGATCGTGCTCTCGATCGGTGGGTTCACGCTGGCCGCCAGCGTGGTTGCTGCGCTGCGTCGTCAGGCGCTGCCCGCCGCCGAACGGTTTCGGGTCCCGTATCGTGCTTGGATAGAGACCGCGCGGGCGGAACTGTTCGCCCCGGAGACGCGCCTCGATGCCGTCCTGAACGTCATATTAGTCGTGAGCTTGTTGCTCGCGGTCAGTAGCGTCGGCTACGCCATACTGGTGCCCAAATCCGGCGAGAGCTTCAGCGAGTTCTACCTGCTTACCGAGAACGAGTCCGGTGCGCTCGTCGCCGATGATTACCCACAGAACTTCACCGCCGGCCAGAGTCAATCCCTCGTTGTCGGAATTGGCAACCACGAGCATGAACAGGTCGACTACTCAGTCGTTGCCGAACTCCAGCGTGTCTCGATTCAAAACAATTCGACGACTGTCCGCGAAAGTCGAGAGTTAGATCGGTTCAGTCGGACGATCCCTGCAAACGAATCGGCCAACTGGACCCACGACGTAACACCCACGTTGACTGGCAAGCGCCTCCGCCTTACCTACCTGCTTTATCGTGGCTCGCCGCCTGACAATCCGACCGTCGAGAACGCCTACCGAGAGACACATCTGTGGGTAAACGTATCATCCTGATGTGAGTTGTTCGTGGCACTAATACTGCCGTAATTATATCCCACCGGCTTCGTTACTTTTTGTAACAATATTCATAGAAAAGCTTTTGGTGTCCGTCTGTGACCCTTCTATAGAGTAAAAGGGATGGATCTGCGGGAGTTGTGAGCCTCTTCAGGTCCTGTCGGCACTAGAGCACTCTCTGGCATTGTTTCTGGTGTGCCCTTTTGCTCTTCATGGGCCCATCCACTCAAGGGACCGTTCAGAGACGAGCCGTCGCTGCCGAATCGAGCTGCATTCCATAGGAGCAGCAAACGTGTTGCGCACCCGAGTGGACCGAAGGACTGTCGCCGGGTTCAACCAGCGAGTGATCAGCAAGCGCTTGGCAACTCCGAGGTCAATGTCTGTATTCGGTTGATTGGCCATTCTGCATCGACAGCTGGCAAATAGCCCCGAAGGAGCCAGTGCTATCGATATTGTGAAACAGGGGGGGGAGGACGGTCGAACGGGGAAGAAGTCACAAGGTGATGCCACGCAACGTAGCTTCCTCGCTCGACCTGATTGAATGATTAGTTCGGAGAGTCATAAGCTTTGTGTAGTGCGGTTCCACTCCAGTTACCATCCATTCTATGGAGGGAGTTTCACCAGGGCAACGGTTGATTTACGACCGAGAGGAGGAGCGGAGTCCGCGTGAACTCCTACTGCAGGAAGGGGATAGTCCACTGCGTGGCATCACCATGTAACCCATTCAGGGAATTGGCTGGTGTCCCTCCCAGCCATCTACACCTAATGCTAGCTATCTAAAAAAGATTCCGAAATAGTAGGGAATTAAACTCATTATGCATAACTTTCGATTGGAAGAATATGTCCCCCTTCAGATATTCCCAATATATCCGTTGCTAACGAGACGCTTCGAGAGACATCCGGCCATACCCCGACTAGTCGAGAGCGACACCGACTCGTCCGAAAAGTGCCACAGCGACTCGCTCTGACTTTCGAAGGCCGACATCGAGAGTCCCAATCAGAACACACTCGTCGAATGTCCTGTAGCTCGTTCCGAAACACTATCTCGGAGGGCACGAACGATCAGTATACGTGAATCGAAGAGAATTCCTCGCAGCCAGCGGCGGAGGTGGCGCGCTGGTCCTTGCCGGTGTGGGAGCCGCCCTTAGCGATACCGATCTCAACGACGGCCCTAGTTATGGCTCGGTCACAACACCGCCCAGTTCCAACTCGAAAACGCTCAAGAACGGAGTGAAGGCCACCCTCTACGGAAACGGCACTATCGCCTTTTTCGGGGCATCGCTGGTCACCGATAGCGAAGGCGGGACAGCGGTCGCTGGACGGATACAGAACATCTCCGAGAGCACCATCAGGCAGGTCCGCATCAAGGTGCAGTTCCAAACCAGCCTGGAGGAGATACTGGCCCAAGGATGGCTCACTGTGGATAACCTCGAAAGCGAAGAGACCTGGCAGTTCGTCGCTTCGTATCCCGGCGACGACCCCGACCGTATCGAAGCGGCGACCATTGCCACGATCGAGCGATCCTAGCCTCGCTATATTCGTTTCTATCGAGGATTGCAGAGAACGAGTACCACACCAACGAGCGGGGCGAACGCTGAGCTGGGGACTGCGGGCACTTTATGCAAATCGGGGGATGAAGTGAGTGGCTCACGTCGCAGACGGTATGGACCACAACGACCGGGCGATCACCAGTCTCGTGGTGCTTTCGCACTCGTTGGTGCACACTTACGAGTTCGCCATCCCGATTTTTATCCCGGTCTGGCTTGCACAGTTCAACGCGACACCAGCGCTTGTCGGCGGCGCTGTGACCGTCGGTCTCGCCCTGTATGGTGTCGGCTCGCTTCCGTCAGGAATCCTTGCCGATCGCATTGGTTCACAACCGCTGTTGGTCGGCTGTCTCGTCGGTATGGGAATCGCTTTCGTCGGGGTGAGTGCTGCGCCGAATCTACCCGTGCTGGCGCTCGTACTCGCGATCTGGGGAGCCGCGGCAAGCGTTCACCATCCATCAGGATTGACGCTGATCACCAAGGGGGCAAACACCCGCGGCGACGTTTTTGCCTACCACGGAATGTCGGGGAACATTGGCACCGCCGTCGGTCCGCTGCTGACAACACTCCTCTTAGTCGTGTTCAGTGACGAGTGGCGGCTTGTAGCGCTCGTGCTCGCACTGCCGGCGCTCGCGGGAGCCGTACTCGCCGCACGTATCGACGTCGATGAAACAGCGGCTGTCAGTGTAGCGACTGACGGCGGGCAAGCCGACACGGGCGTGGAGTCGATGAGCGAGTTCATCGACACCTCGAAGCTCCTGTTTGCAAGTGCGTTTATCATCGTCTTTGGAATGGTGATGAGCTACGGACTCTACTACCGTGGCTCGCTCACGTTCCTCCCGCAACTATTCGCTGGATTCAGTGCAATTCAGCCGATTCAGGCCTTCGGAGCGACGTTCGAACCGGGAAACTACGTCTTCGCTGGTTTGCTCGCCATGGGGATATTCGGCCAGTACACTGGCGGGAAACTCACTGATCGGGTTCCCGTGGAAGTCGGTCTCATCACCGGTTTTATCGGGTTGGCAGTACTCGCCGTTGGCTATCTCCCCGCGGCGAACGCCGGTCTCGGACCGTTGCTCGTGCTGTCTGCCGTATTCGGGTTCGTCCTGTTCTATGTCCAGCCGTTCTATCAGGCGGCCGTCGCCGAATACACCCCGCCCGCAGCTCGTGGACTTTCGTATGGATTCACCTATCTCGGCGACTTCGGTATTGGGGCACTCGCCGCCTCGCTCGCGGGGGCAGTTCTCACCTACTTCTCTCCGTTGGTTTTGTTCATGTTGCTAGCCGTCTTCGCCGTGATCGGTGGCGGATTTAGCGCGTATTTGTTCGTTCGGGCCAGCCCAGAATAGCAGTCAGACGCTCGCGCGACATAACGGGCGGCCAGCAACCCAAGCAGAGCGCCTTAACGGACCAATGCAAAATTTAGGTACTCGGTGAGATCGCCCTTTATGACTGACCAGCTCATGGACATCCAGCAGGCAATTGCGGTCTCTCCGACGCCTGCAACACCCTTTGCAGAGCTTCCCCAGAACCGCAAGCGGGAGGTGTTCTTCCGCCTGTCGGAGGTGATACAGGAGTCACTGGTTGCGGATATGAATCATCAGCAGTTGCGGGTGTTCATTCGCAGTCTCGATCCTGACGAAGCCACCGACGTACTCGGAATGGCCGATGAACAAACGCGTGAGGCTGTCCTCGAAGAATTTGGCGACACTCGTCGAGAGAAACTCGGATTCTTGCTGAAGTTCGATCCCGAAACCGCCGCCGGGGTAATGGACCTCAACTACATCACTGTTAGCTTGGACGCGAGCTTCGACCGTGTGGCTGAGCGCGTCCGTCGCTTCGAGGATCGAGCGGGCCGATTTCCGACCGTGTTCGTCACTGATGGGACGGAGCTACTGGGCGAACTACCGGGACCAACACTAGCGATGACCGCCCGAGAATCCGAGACGATCACAGAGTACGTCCATGATGTTCCGTACGTCCGCTATGATTGGCCTGAGACAGA is a window encoding:
- a CDS encoding DUF1616 domain-containing protein produces the protein MSDGTLRLLLPRFLRRFPADLAAIVLLVLATGVATLAPIVSETPLRVVLGLVFALFAPGYAFIAALFPERGPSVEEVSTTDGEEGERPMPNPDEAEQETAADTRAGLTERVDPRHEGSIDGIERVALSFGLSIAITPLIGLVLNFTPFGIRLVPIVLSIGGFTLAASVVAALRRQALPAAERFRVPYRAWIETARAELFAPETRLDAVLNVILVVSLLLAVSSVGYAILVPKSGESFSEFYLLTENESGALVADDYPQNFTAGQSQSLVVGIGNHEHEQVDYSVVAELQRVSIQNNSTTVRESRELDRFSRTIPANESANWTHDVTPTLTGKRLRLTYLLYRGSPPDNPTVENAYRETHLWVNVSS
- the dacB gene encoding D-alanyl-D-alanine carboxypeptidase/D-alanyl-D-alanine endopeptidase — protein: MNLVNYDRRTMLKGSALGLLGVSMGHSGTTKAEGNSTNWNDSSSNSSAGCSSIEHKLNSLKGSGMYDHATWGLLVIDPESGDVVHSLNQDQFFAPGSTAKLVPISAAWDTFGADHRFTTPVYRTGAVTDGRLNGDLVLVASGDLTMGGRTLSNGKIAYTSIDHTYANAIPGATLTETNPLAGVDDLAAQVRKTGITRVEGDVLIDARLFEDNDILDPETPLSPILINDNLVDVLMTPTEPGQRAEVSHRPETAAYHIWADVATVGNDQETTVEVSSPQEGEIYVSGQIAAGEDPLLQVYQVDDPAAFARTALIEALEEAGVEVAAPPTGPNPTTDLSGSGYQSSMKVAEHVSLPFSEYAELILKTSHNLGANLMVCLLAVEAGSNDCRDGFPVIYDFLTNVGIDTNEVSLSDGRGGAREDHVTPQALVSLLSYWHGTPSAEAFAQTLPILGVDGSLAEVAPDSPAAGHVFAKTGTVAGPDLLNNRIYLTAQTLAGYIDAVDGRKLAFGLFMNHASVENIEGVIEVADQLGELTATLQQEC
- a CDS encoding FxLYD domain-containing protein, coding for MNRREFLAASGGGGALVLAGVGAALSDTDLNDGPSYGSVTTPPSSNSKTLKNGVKATLYGNGTIAFFGASLVTDSEGGTAVAGRIQNISESTIRQVRIKVQFQTSLEEILAQGWLTVDNLESEETWQFVASYPGDDPDRIEAATIATIERS
- a CDS encoding TasA family protein, whose protein sequence is MSSNLSHEKLWYSLSGKFKCKCDIVWSMRIKETLFGGKRKFALVALVVIGAILLAMGTYSFWTDSESAPGNTVEAGTLDLSIDESASDTISLTNAQPGDTDSATFALQNVGSTEADHVEVDLNFNENDIQDEPADADLSTELNAQETAAMIEVTDFTYDGTDLLGNVSDQNGNGIVDLADVQSQAGSTDNLTAPSAGGSDTTELMLGVQIANDNDGSFTGTDEDIMADGVDITLDFTLNQDASQ
- a CDS encoding MFS transporter, producing MDHNDRAITSLVVLSHSLVHTYEFAIPIFIPVWLAQFNATPALVGGAVTVGLALYGVGSLPSGILADRIGSQPLLVGCLVGMGIAFVGVSAAPNLPVLALVLAIWGAAASVHHPSGLTLITKGANTRGDVFAYHGMSGNIGTAVGPLLTTLLLVVFSDEWRLVALVLALPALAGAVLAARIDVDETAAVSVATDGGQADTGVESMSEFIDTSKLLFASAFIIVFGMVMSYGLYYRGSLTFLPQLFAGFSAIQPIQAFGATFEPGNYVFAGLLAMGIFGQYTGGKLTDRVPVEVGLITGFIGLAVLAVGYLPAANAGLGPLLVLSAVFGFVLFYVQPFYQAAVAEYTPPAARGLSYGFTYLGDFGIGALAASLAGAVLTYFSPLVLFMLLAVFAVIGGGFSAYLFVRASPE